One stretch of Mangifera indica cultivar Alphonso chromosome 9, CATAS_Mindica_2.1, whole genome shotgun sequence DNA includes these proteins:
- the LOC123226018 gene encoding succinate-semialdehyde dehydrogenase, mitochondrial-like (The sequence of the model RefSeq protein was modified relative to this genomic sequence to represent the inferred CDS: added 161 bases not found in genome assembly), with amino-acid sequence MSLGGVGRMALRGYRPIFALHLPHMQRINPHFTRQMSTAMQSVASRLRSSGLLLTQGLIGGKWTNAYDGKTLQVNNPATGEIIAEVACMGVKETDEAISSAYDAYNSWSKLTAAERSKRLRKWYDLLMAHQEELGQLITLEQGKPLKEAVGEVSYGASFIEFFAEEAKRVYGDIIPPTLHDRRLFVLKQPVGVVGAITPWNFPLAMITRKVGPALACGCTVVVKPSELTPLTALAAAELALQAGIPPGAVNVVMGNASDIGDALLASPKVRKITFTGSTVVGKKLMAGAAGTVKRVSLELGGNAPCIVFDDADLDVAVKGTLAAKFRNSGQTCVCANRVLVQEGIYAKFADAFSKAVQNLKVGDGFSDGVVQGPLINEAAVSKVETFLQDAVSKGAKVLLGGKRHSLGMTFYEPTVISDVNSDMLVSRDEVFGPVAPLLRFKTEEEAIHMANDTNAGLAAYIFTNNVQRTWRVSEALEYGLVGVNEGIISTEVAPFGGVKQSGLGREGSKYGIDEYLEVKYVCMGNMNQN; translated from the exons GACACAGGGTCTTATTGGAGGCAAATGGACTAATGCATATGATGGGAAGACTTTACAG GTTAACAATCCAGCAACAGGTGAAATTATTGCAGAGGTCGCCTGCATGGGTGTAAAGGAGACAGATGAGGCTATATCTTCAGCCTATGATGCATATAATT CTTGGAGCAAGCTTACTGCTGCAGAGAGGAGCAAGCGTTTGCGGAAATG GTATGATCTACTTATGGCCCACCAAGAAGAGCTTGGACAACTAATAACGTTGGAGCAAGGAAAACCTTTAAAAGAAGCCGTGGGTGAG GTTAGCTATGGGGCCAGTTTTATTGAGTTCTTTGCGGAGGAAGCAAAACGTGTATACGGTGATATAATACCTCCGACTCTACATGATCGTCGGCTATTTGTTTTAAAACAG CCTGTAGGCGTTGTCGGTGCAATTACGCCATGGAACTTTCCCCTGGCTATGATTACCCGAAAG GTCGGTCCTGCCCTTGCTTGTGGCTGTACAGTGGTTGTGAAACCCTCTGAACTTACACCCCTCACAGCTTTAGCAGCAGCTGAGCTTGCTCTTCAAGCTGGAATACCACCG GGTGCTGTGAATGTGGTTATGGGGAATGCTTCTGACATTGGGGATGCTTTACTTGCAAGTCCAAAG GTAAGGAAGATAACCTTTACCGGATCAACTGTAGTTGGAAAGAAACTGATGGCAGGAGCTGCTGGGACTGTTAAAAGG GTATCTCTAGAACTTGGTGGCAATGCGCCCTGCATAGTCTTTGATGATGCAGACCTGGATGTGGCAGTAAAAGGAACT CTGGCAGCAAAATTTCGTAATAGTGGACAGACCTGTGTATGTGCAAATAGAGTACTTGTTCAAGAAG GTATCTATGCTAAATTTGCAGATGCTTTTTCAAAGGCTGTCCAGAATCTGAAAGTTGGGGATGGCTTTAGTGATGGGGTGGTACAG GGTCCTCTAATTAATGAAGCAGCTGTGAGCAAG GTTGAAACCTTTCTTCAAGATGCTGTATCAAAG gGAGCAAAAGTCCTTCTTGGGGGCAAAAGGCATAGCCTTGGAATGACCTTTTATGAGCCTACGGTTATTAGTGATGTTAATAGTGATATGCTTGTTTCCAG GGATGAAGTATTTGGACCTGTTGCACCACTTTTACGGTTCAAAACTGAGGAGGAGGCTATCCACATGGCTAATGACACTAATGCAG GGTTAGCTGCTTATATATTTACAAACAATGTTCAACGTACATGGCGTGTTTCAGAAGCACTTGAATATGGACTTGTCGGCGTCAATGAAGGAATAATTTCAACAGAG GTTGCTCCTTTTGGCGGTGTTAAACAGTCTGGTCTTGGACGGGAAGGTTCCAAGTATGGGATTGATGAATATCTTGAA GTCAAATATGTATGCATGGGGAATATGAACCAAAATTAA
- the LOC123225612 gene encoding uncharacterized protein LOC123225612 encodes MSKDSYALCRVFKKSIQVSKTTEQGNNNELQKETMAGVSDELMLGDDTSGIESSHGREAEDENFNYSNNKLPSDTSSSDFTRGTPTETVGTTDELQAPFVSDEANSAANMYSLGVDFSSNLIQEMQMPNMYAEDLQYPCPYPPLEVEDFPQINIAETKPSKLENLEESLIHDKYCRDYMNGTLEEIFYLCASQDNSMALPMQE; translated from the exons ATGTCCAAG GATTCTTATGCATTATGTCGCGTGTTCAAGAAATCAATACAAGTTTCTAAAACAACAGAACAAggaaataataatgaattgcAGAAGGAAACAATGGCTGGGGTCTCTGATGAGCTAATGTTAGGAGATGACACAAGTGGGATTGAAAGTTCCCACGGAAGAGAAGCCGAAGATGAGAATTTCAATTACTCTAATAATAAATTGCCATCTGATACTTCTTCTTCAGATTTCACTAGAGGAACTCCCACTGAAACTGTCGGCACAACTGATGAGTTACAAGCTCCATTTGTCTCTGACGAAGCCAACAGTGCAGCTAATATGTATTCACTTGGCGTCGACTTCTCTTCCAATCTAATTCAG GAAATGCAAATGCCGAATATGTATGCAGAAGACCTTCAATATCCGTGCCCTTACCCACCATTAGAAGTAGAAGACTTCCCACAAATAAACATAGCGGAGACAAAGCCATCAAAGCTTGAGAATTTGGAAGAGAGCTTGATACACGATAAATATTGTAGGGATTACATGAATGGGACACTGGAAGAGATTTTCTATTTGTGTGCTTCTCAAGACAATTCCATGGCCCTCCCCATGCAAGAATGA